The genomic stretch CCGAGGTTTTGAAGATGAGTCGATCGGAGTTTATGTTGGAGGTGGCTTGTCGCGAGGCTGAAAACGTCCTTTTGAATCAGCGTCTTTTTCTCTTGGATGAAGACGCCTTCGCCGAATTCGAAGCGGCGCTGCAAGCACCTGTCTCGGAGAAAATGCGCAAGCTGCTCGCCACCAAGGCACCGTGGGATGAATGATCCGCCTCTTCATGAACATGAGCGCAGCGGGCGGTTTAATTTGCATGAATTTGTGAACCGCCCGCTCCCGTTGGTCGCTCAAGCCTCCAGGTTCGCACAGGCATACATTTTGGAAAGCAGGGAAATAGCTGCTTTCCAAAAATATTGCTCCTCTTCCTTCCGTAAGAAATCAAACACTCCGCATCAAAAACGTCTCCTCCTGGCTGCCTTTGCGCCCTGACCCGGCACGCACTTCCTGGTCGAAGTGGCTGCCGGGTCAGGGCGGTTCAATTCCGAAAGCGTCAAAAGGCTCTGAACCATCCCCGTGAACCGTATCCCATTTTCGCGATATTTTGCGTCCCCTTGATATTTCGCGGCATATCGCGGAACCCCACCGGATGATCATTGTCGTTACAATTTCAAAAAAATAAATAATTTCATTTTATTGCCCTTCGATGTCCGTGCCAAATCCCTAGGCATGTTTCTTGATCAACGTATTGAACAGGCAACCAGCGCATCAGCCCTGTGCGATCCACCCCGTCCACCAGCAGGTTGATAGCTGGTATTCAAAAGATCAGTCGAAAGGAGTAGACAATTATGCAAAATCGTATATCGATCTCGGCGATGGAGGGATCGACAGGAACGACAGCCCGCTCAAGGGTCCGCTCAAGGGGGATTACGACCCCAACGCCATTCATGTCTTTGCCCTGAACCTGATTTGGAAGTTCTGACCAGGCGGTTCTTATCCGGATATGGAAGTTCTCAAGACGCACTTACGAACAAAAGGAGAGCTGAAATGAGTCGTATCATCATCGCCCTGTTGATACTGTGTTCCGGCGGGCTCTTTGGGGCCACCCCGGCGTATTCCATAACGCCTATCCCTCAGGATTCCGGCTTCAGCGGATTTATCAACCTCGGTGCCGGAGCCGTCACGGCAAAAAGCAACATGATCGTCGGCAACAACCTGACGACCATCGGAAATAAACGCATTGATTCACTGACCGACAGCGCCGATTCCGTTAACGATTTCATACCGTTAATAAGCGGTGAGCTGGCCTACACCTTTGCTTCAACGCGCACCCAACTGTATTTGGGCAATTCCCTCGAAGATTTCATCCGTTTCGATACGTCAACCCTGGCCGGCGTCCGACAGGAGCTGCCGGACGAAAGCATTGTGGCCCTCAGCTACGTTTCCAACCTCATTCGCACGGAGGTCTGGGCCGATCCTTATGTCGTCGGCCAAGACCGCACCAAGACCGACCGTACCTCGTCGGGCCTGCGTCTGGGCTATGCCAAAATCCTGGGGTCGGATTTCGAAATGCAATTCACCTGGCGCAACATCGAACTGGACGACGAGCGCAGCGGCTTGACGCAGCTGGGGTTGGCACCGGATCAAGCAAAACTGTTGAACCGAGAGGGCGACAGCTACGAGATCGAAGTTCTTTACCCTTTTCGATTCAAACAGGGAAAACACCTCCTCGCGCCCGCGTTGAGCTACAGACGCATGGAACTGGACGGCGAGGCCATGGCCAATAATCACTACCAGGGCCAGTTGACCTACGCGTACTTTGGGAATCCATTCAGTATTTCCAGCAACCTGATTTTCGCTGTTGCAGACGCTGACAAGACCAATCCCATTTACCAGGAAAAACGCGAAGATGTTATCTACGGGTTATCCCTTTCCGTCTTTTACCGGGATTTTCTCGATGCGCAAGGACTGAGCCTGGTCGGCACGGCCGCCAGCTTTAGGAGTGATTCCAATATCGACTTTTACGACTCCACGATTGGGCTTTTCGGTCTCTCGGTCCTCTATCGGTTCTGAACATGGAGCTTCATTCGGGCATCAATATGAAACCTGTCATCCTTTAGGGAGCTGGCAAATGCTGATTTACCGTTTTTGCCCCTCCTGTGCTTTTTACTTTGCAAGACTGGGCAAGAGGAAAATCTCAATGGTAGGACAGGCATCCTGCCTGTCCAAATCTCAATAGTAGGACAGGCATCCTGCCTGTCCGTGCAGGCAAGATGCCTGCACTACCAAATTCAAAAACGGTATTTCAGTAACAGCCATATCCCTTACACCTTCACCGATAAAGGAGTGCAAAGATGGATAACATCCTTACTCCCAAACTGGACCTGACGGAGGTGCATCGCGATCTGATGCTGGGCCTGGTCCAACTTGAAAAGGTGTTGGGGGGGGCAGAAGTGTATAAACATACATCTGTGTCCACAATCCCGAACAGTTACAAGCTGTCAGATAGCTGGCATTCACAAAGGAGGAGGGATTTATGTCGGGTACACTCGCAGGTTTACTGGCTATGGCATATGGCGCGGTCTTTGCGCTGTTTGGCTACCCCATTTTCCGCATACTCCTGCCAATATACGGAGGGATTGTCGGCTACATTTTGGGAGTCACCGTCGTGGCGCCTGATTATCCGATAGCGGCGCTCTTCATCGCAATCATCCTTGCGATCTTGTTCGCCAGCGCAGCTTACCTGTACTGGAGTGTAATGATCGGCCTTGCTGGAGCGATTCTGGGGTATGGCCTGGTTACCGTCATTGTCGGGGCCATTTGGCCTTCGGCCACGTTCATACCACTGCTGGTCGGTCTGACAGGCGCCTTGGTCGGCTTTTACGTTTTCATATACGCCAAGGATGCCATGGTCATGGTGGCCAGCGCGCTCAATGGGGCCATGATCGTGGCATGGGGGTTTCGTACCATGTTTTATCCCGGTTCGATGATCTTGGATTCTTTCACAATCATCGTATTTGTCCTTATGGCGATTACAGGTCTTGTGGTGCAATTCAAATATTTCGGTCAGCAACAGAAATATTCCCAAAAGCCTACGGAGCCGACCTCTTGAACACGGACGAGAAAGAGATATGCCGGATCAAAGGCAAAGTCGTAACTATTCAGCACATCGTGAGCAAATCCTCATTCCGGCACTGGATTCCCGCTTTCGCGGGAATGACTTGTTTTACCACGCCGCCTCCGAATCAGTCATACCCGCGAAGCCTGTCCTCGTGCAGACGGGGAGCGGGTATCCAGGCCGCATTACTCAGATGAACTGAGTAGATACGTAAAGTCTTGCATTAGAACTCCGTTCATGTTCTCGCCCTGAACCTGATCTGGCGATTCTGAT from Desulfonatronum thioautotrophicum encodes the following:
- a CDS encoding DUF1778 domain-containing protein, whose protein sequence is MVQVASRNAPINIRALPMQRLLIDKAAEVLKMSRSEFMLEVACREAENVLLNQRLFLLDEDAFAEFEAALQAPVSEKMRKLLATKAPWDE
- a CDS encoding DUF2860 family protein gives rise to the protein MSRIIIALLILCSGGLFGATPAYSITPIPQDSGFSGFINLGAGAVTAKSNMIVGNNLTTIGNKRIDSLTDSADSVNDFIPLISGELAYTFASTRTQLYLGNSLEDFIRFDTSTLAGVRQELPDESIVALSYVSNLIRTEVWADPYVVGQDRTKTDRTSSGLRLGYAKILGSDFEMQFTWRNIELDDERSGLTQLGLAPDQAKLLNREGDSYEIEVLYPFRFKQGKHLLAPALSYRRMELDGEAMANNHYQGQLTYAYFGNPFSISSNLIFAVADADKTNPIYQEKREDVIYGLSLSVFYRDFLDAQGLSLVGTAASFRSDSNIDFYDSTIGLFGLSVLYRF